The following coding sequences are from one Dreissena polymorpha isolate Duluth1 chromosome 8, UMN_Dpol_1.0, whole genome shotgun sequence window:
- the LOC127842276 gene encoding uncharacterized protein LOC127842276, translated as MIDMGMSNAERQKRWRERRDEDPDKRQRFLQKCKERYQREKQSGKRKPVTLMTEREKRSARKQWREKKRKDREREREAKRALQNIHTPPSSPEQQPENREKSRQYKQSQKKSMREKAKVYRENKALKTEIESLKKKVSMYKKRYERQKHDTPETPRKAVKRLFRTSNKKQLKKSLLEYRVLVEALRKKYAQKRARDKRDISKILCEQTLKKYKMKIEMYESVGCKTRFRKSKTCYNTRTKRIAEKVHTFYTRDDNSRLVTGIKQTKTYKKAKKQRRVLLYDLKTLHKKFHTEGKTKLSYSAFCKMRPFYVVFPRKSDRDTCMCKICNNTELLVDALNRVKKRDRETPSSYVQQLVCSEKNQNCMESKCSKCKDYTIDIDRNLRDKDVNWYEWRTTSERRQIKKGTEIEEKEVHVTSKQKHTGTVDDLMDKINTQIRRYASHIYRMYTQYNYYSMKKNSLSDNEAILHIDFSENFECGYGKEIQSVHFGASKKQITLHTGMIFLNNNIPKSFCTVSDSLCHGPEAVWAHINPILTEIKKTNPKVTKLEIFSDGPVTQYRQKGNFYLTSIRGKELGFRSLNWSFFEASHGKGAPDAIGGAIKRRANNALKYGHDITSAKVFIDKLCEESKVKMFLITEQSIEDMAKCLKDVNLKTIPGTLNIHQVICEPNDAGEIYFRKLSCFCERNHEHEGHKFDKAVLIELKDKKHTNSVNRVKKDNNTDQTKKTESKHVFDKDKEETCHTRKRKMCDSTKEIVPEKKRLVVKSFQSWIKNGSTDIHSKKSKTDESILTGIDKCKTFQALKRKVSDVQEIVKSCIPQDVCLYDNKLEVDFESVVDIPNDINLPHGVKDLYPVKVRMDGNCLPSCGSVFAYGTPERCNELRSQIVKELTQNENFYLNDTNLQQGLGSNHRVRSLSSQFAQYSEYFIPGMNLNATIIRDIYRKETLSVTKDQAYMGIWQIFALASVIQTPIRSVYPQKGNVNVRHDLNRLILPRTQTSSEPVHIMWTSTRQDLLLEHWIPNHFVPLVPFTTPDKDCETTAEVNRTVESEQPDTCDTDTNTVNETLPNSKNECNETEKTSADVNRKEKSEKPETCDTDILKETLPKAMNDCNKTEKTAGEVKTKVESEKPKPCDTDIVKETLQNAKNDCIKTDKTTAEVNRKEESERPEICDTDLLKATLPNTKDECNETEKTTADVNRTVESENLETCDTDTLKETLQNAKNDCNKPKKTIAKVNKTGESEKAETCDTDSLNETLQNTNNECNSTVNTKAETERCSINETNNINKLTNQLIKEGKLDTKDNVSNTESLPDDNVDKTEKEIQFEKPDMKHLLSKYVIVNFKGKPYPGKVINILDTDVEVVCMKQTGKKNENSFYWPKAIKDISWYDYDEVVTTIPKPRQVRKTNRFEIEENTWNKMKRDKGSLEEASSESNKLNPIDLGKPEETLADRHSLEEKNEYVDSKKSETDNIYIDKKESGTHMENEYSVDEFDETSGRMIDENANEVKSEFPDMKDILNKYVIVNFNGRPYPGKVIDVDEEVVEVTCMHQVGKKNSNCFYWPKLVKDISWYDYDQILTVIPEPKPIGNTNQYKVDEFIWNESQNKTL; from the exons ATGATA GATATGGGGATGTCAAATGCTGAAAGGCAGAAGAGATGGCGGGAGAGGAGAGATGAGGATCCCGATAAAAGACAGAGATTCCTTCAAAAATGTAAAGAGAGATACCAGCGTGAGAAGCAATCTGGTAAACGAAAACCAGTTACGCTAATGACGGAAAGAGAAAAGAGATCCGCACGAAAACAATGGCGGGAAAAGAAGAGAAAGGATCGTGAGCGAGAGCGAGAGGCAAAGCGTGCCTTACAGAACATACACACGCCACCATCATCACCTGAACAACAACCTGAGAATCGTGAAAAAAGTAGACAATATAAGCAATCTCAAAAGAAAAGTATGAGAGAAAAAGCAAAGGTGTATAGAGAGAATAAAGCACTAAAGACAGAAATAGAGTCactgaaaaaaaaagtatcaatgTACAAAAAACGATATGAACGCCAAAAACATGATACGCCTGAAACACCAAGAAAAGCCGTCAAAAGATTGTTTAGAACCTCGAACAAAAAGCAGTTAAAGAAATCTTTGTTAGAGTATAGGGTACTTGTAGAAGCTTTAAGAAAGAAGTATGCACAGAAGCGAGCAAGAGACAAAAGAGACATCTCAAAAATCCTGTGCGAACAAACATTAAAGAAGtacaaaatgaaaattgaaatgtACGAGTCAGTCGGATGCAAAACACGATTCAGAAAATCAAAAACTTGTTATAATACAAGAACAAAAAGAATCGCAGAAAAGGTACACACGTTCTACACGCGGGATGATAATTCTCGGCTTGTAACAGGGATAAAGCAAACAAAGACGTATAAAAAGGCAAAGAAACAGAGAAGAGTACTGTTGTATGACTTAAAAACCCTTCACAAGAAGTTCCATACAGAAGGAAAAACAAAACTCTCCTATTCTGCTTTTTGCAAAATGAGACCTTTTTATGTAGTTTTCCCAAGAAAAAGTGACAGAGATACATGCATGTGTAAAATATGTAATAACACAGAACTCTTGGTAGATGCCTTGAACAGAGTTAAGAAAAGGGATCGAGAGACTCCGTCGTCTTATGTACAGCAACTAGTATGTAGTGAGAAAAACCAGAATTGTATGGAGAGTAAATGCTCCAAATGCAAAGATTATACAATTGATATTGACAGAAACTTACGTGACAAAGATGTCAACTGGTATGAATGGAGGACAACTAGTGAACGTAGACAGATTAAGAAAGGAACGGAAATAGAAGAAAAAGAGGTTCATGTTACGTCCAAGCAAAAGCACACAGGAACCGTTGACGACTTAATGGATAAGATAAATACTCAAATTAGGAGATATGCTTCACACATATACCGAATGTATACTCAATACAACTATTACAGCATGAAGAAGAACTCACTTAGTGACAATGAAGCTATTCTTCATATTGATTTTTCTGAGAATTTTGAATGTGGGTATGGTAAAGAGATACAATCCGTACATTTCGGGGCTTCAAAAAAACAAATAACTCTACACACTGGAATGATATTTCTGAATAACAACATACCAAAGAGTTTCTGTACTGTTAGTGATTCTCTATGTCATGGCCCTGAAGCAGTATGGGCTCACATTAATCCGATATTAACAGAAATTAAAAAGACCAATCCAAAAGTAACAAAACTTGAAATTTTCAGTGACGGCCCGGTAACACAGTATCGACAGAAGGGAAACTTCTATCTTACTAGTATAAGAGGAAAGGAGCTTGGTTTTCGAAGCCTGAATTGGTCTTTTTTTGAAGCAAGTCACGGAAAGGGGGCTCCAGATGCGATTGGAGGTGCTATTAAACGGCGTGCAAATAATGCGCTTAAATACGGACACGATATCACATCTGCAAAGGTCTTTATCGACAAGCTGTGCGAAGAATCTAAGGTCAAAATGTTTCTGATAACTGAACAAAGTATTGAAGACATGGCAAAGTGTTTGAAAGATGTAAACCTGAAGACTATACCAGGAACTTTAAATATACATCAGGTTATTTGTGAACCAAATGATGCTGGAGAGATCTATTTCAGGAAATTGAGTTGCTTTTGTGAACGGAACCATGAACATGAAGGTCATAAATTTGACAAAGCAGTACTTATAGAACTAAAAGACAAGAAACACACGAACAGCGTTAACAGAGTTAAGAAAGACAATAATACTGATCAGACAAAAAAAACTGAAAGtaaacatgtatttgataaagacAAAGAAGAAACATGTCATACAAGAAAACGAAAAATGTGTGACTCCACTAAAGAGATCGTGCCTGAAAAAAAACGGTTGGTTGTGAAATCTTTTCAATCATGGATAAAAAATGGTTCAACTGACATACATAGCAAAAAATCAAAAACAGACGAGAGTATATTAACaggtattgataaatgtaaaacatttcaaGCTTTAAAAAGAAAAGTTTCAGATGTTCAAGAAATAGTGAAGTCATGTATTCCACAAgatgtatgtttatatgacaacAAACTTGAAGTTGACTTCGAATCAGTCGTAGATATACCAAATGATATAAATCTACCTCATGGAGTTAAAGATCTATATCCTGTCAAAGTTAGAATGGACGGAAACTGCCTACCCTCCTGTGGGAGTGTATTTGCATATGGAACACCTGAAAGATGTAATGAACTTAGATCTCAAATTGTAAAAGAACTAACTCAGAACGAGAACTTTTACTTAAATGATACAAACTTGCAACAGGGATTAGGAAGTAATCACAGAGTTAGATCCTTGAGCTCCCAGTTTGCTCAATACTCGGAATATTTTATTCCGGGGATGAATCTGAATGCAACAATTATTCGTGACATTTACAGAAAAGAAACTTTATCTGTAACTAAGGACCAAGCATATATGGGTATTTGGCAAATATTTGCTTTAGCAAGTGTAATTCAGACTCCAATAAGATCAGTTTATCCTCAGAAAGGAAACGTCAATGTTAGACATGATCTTAATAGATTAATATTGCCACGTACGCAAACAAGTTCAGAGCCAGTTCATATAATGTGGACAAGCACTAGACAAGATCTTTTGCTTGAGCACTGGATACCTAATCATTTTGTACCTTTAGTGCCATTTACAACTCCCGATAAAGACTGCGAGACCACTGCTGAAGTAAATAGAACAGTAGAGAGCGAACAGCCCGATACATGTGACACAGATACAAATACAGTGAATGAAACATTGCCAAATTCAAAGAATGAATGTAACGAAACCGAGAAAACCAGTGCTGATGTAAATAGAAAAGAAAAGAGTGAAAAGCCTGAAACATGTGACACAGATATATTGAAGGAAACATTGCCAAAGGCAATGAATGATTGTAACAAAACCGAGAAAACCGCAGGtgaagtaaaaacaaaagtaGAGAGTGAAAAGCCTAAACCATGTGACACAGATATTGTGAAGGAAACATTGCAAAATGCAAAGAATGATTGTATCAAAACCGATAAAACCACCGCTGAAGTAAATAGAAAAGAAGAGAGTGAAAGGCCTGAAATATGTGACACAGATTTATTGAAGGCAACATTGCCAAACACAAAAGATGAATGTAACGAAACCGAGAAAACCACAGCTGATGTAAATAGAACAGTAGAGAGTGAGAATCTTGAAACATGTGACACAGATACATTGAAGGAAACGTTGCAAAATGCAAAGAATGATTGTAACAAACCAAAGAAAACCATAGCTAAAGTAAATAAAACAGGAGAGAGTGAAAAGGCTGAAACATGTGACACAGATTCATTGAATGAAACattgcaaaatacaaataatgaatgTAACAGTACTGTTAACACGAAAGCTGAAACTGAACGTTGTAGTATCAatgaaacaaacaatattaataaaCTGACAAACCAATTGATAAAGGAAGGAAAACTGGATACAAAAGATAATGTTTCGAATACAGAATCGCTTCCTGATGACAATGTAGATAAAACTGAAAAAGAAATTCAGTTTGAAAAACCAGACATGAAACACTTATTAAGCAAATATGTAATTGTCAACTTTAAAGGCAAACCATATCCTGGAAAAGTTATTAACATACTTGATACAGATGTGGAAGTTGTTTGTATGAAACAAACGGGTAAAAAGAACGAAAACTCTTTTTACTGGCCAAAAgcaattaaagacatttcttggTATGATTACGACGAAGTAGTAACAACTATTCCTAAACCAAGACAAGTTAGAAAAACAAACCGTTTTGAAATTGAAGAGAACACATGGAACAAAATGAAGAGGGATAAAGGTTCACTTGAAGAAGCAAGTTCTGAATCAAATAAACTCAACCCCATTGATTTAGGTAAACCAGAAGAAACATTGGCAGATAGACATTCATTGGAAGAGAAAAATGAATATGTTGACAGTAAAAAATCAGAGACAGATaacatatatattgataagaaaGAATCAGGTACACACATGGAAAATGAATATTCTGTCGATGAATTTGATGAAACTAGTGGCAGAATGATTGATGAAAATGCCAATGAAGTAAAGTCTGAATTTCCAGATATGAAAGACATCTTGAATAAATATGTGATCGTTAACTTTAACGGAAGACCATATCCTGGAAAAGTAATCGACGTAGATGAAGAAGTGGTGGAAGTCACTTGTATGCACCAAGTTGGAAAGAAGAATTCAAACTGTTTCTATTGGCCGAAATTAGTTAAGGACATTTCTTGGTATGATTATGATCAAATACTTACTGTAATACCTGAGCCAAAGCCGATAGGAAATACAAACCAATACAAAGTTGATGAATTCATATGGAATGAATCTCAGAATAAAACACTGTGA